Proteins co-encoded in one Paracrocinitomix mangrovi genomic window:
- a CDS encoding AAA family ATPase, whose amino-acid sequence MFGSGLNLGFINEKVVKTREEIGKYVIGQKDMVDLLMIAIFANGHVLLEGVPGVAKTLTAKVLAKTLDVDFARIQFTPDLMPSDVIGTSVYNLQNSEFSFKKGPVFSNIVLIDEINRAPAKTQAALFEVMEERQISYDGELYKMDFPFLVLATQNPVEQEGTYNLPEAQLDRFLFKIKIDYPSLMEEEAILHRYKSNIKSPELDDIKAVFTPKDLNEIQSILEKVRVENQLLRYIAEITDKTRNHAKLYLGGSPRASLSMLKSAKAFAAIRGRDFVIPDDVQFVANHVLNHRLIMTPEAEMEGITIEEIIQEIVAEVEVPR is encoded by the coding sequence ATGTTTGGAAGCGGCTTGAATCTTGGATTTATCAATGAGAAGGTAGTAAAGACGAGGGAAGAAATCGGTAAGTATGTAATTGGCCAAAAGGATATGGTAGATCTATTGATGATTGCCATTTTTGCTAATGGACACGTGCTGTTAGAAGGTGTGCCGGGAGTTGCAAAAACTTTGACCGCTAAAGTATTAGCTAAAACATTGGATGTTGATTTTGCTAGGATTCAGTTTACTCCGGATTTGATGCCTTCAGATGTTATCGGTACTTCTGTATATAACCTTCAAAATTCTGAGTTTAGCTTTAAAAAGGGGCCTGTATTTTCAAACATTGTCTTGATAGATGAGATTAACAGAGCACCGGCAAAAACTCAAGCAGCATTGTTTGAAGTTATGGAGGAGAGACAAATCTCATATGACGGTGAGTTGTACAAAATGGATTTTCCTTTTTTGGTTTTAGCAACTCAAAACCCTGTTGAGCAAGAAGGAACATATAATTTACCTGAGGCACAGTTGGATAGATTCTTATTCAAGATTAAAATTGATTATCCATCATTGATGGAAGAAGAAGCTATTTTGCATAGGTATAAATCAAATATTAAGTCGCCTGAATTGGATGATATCAAAGCTGTTTTTACGCCAAAAGATTTGAATGAAATTCAAAGTATTCTTGAGAAAGTAAGGGTTGAAAATCAGTTGCTAAGATACATTGCAGAGATTACTGACAAAACTAGAAATCATGCAAAATTGTACCTGGGTGGATCTCCAAGGGCTTCATTGTCAATGTTAAAATCTGCCAAAGCTTTTGCAGCTATCAGAGGACGTGACTTTGTAATTCCGGATGATGTACAGTTTGTTGCCAATCATGTACTTAACCACAGGTTAATTATGACTCCTGAAGCAGAAATGGAAGGAATTACCATTGAAGAAATAATCCAGGAAATTGTAGCTGAAGTTGAAGTACCGAGATAG
- a CDS encoding DUF4350 domain-containing protein: MSKWTKIGIVGVVVIGLILLLYFFGFNRSNNDKVVIDDWSMTYNPSDKGPYGTYVMKELLDTVGLFGNFIQITDGLEEELEDDPDVNDIYFFIGQTNHMADSSVQYLLEFVEKGNTAFIAATNFPEELEYEFFLNSYEVMDDEPAYDSIQYLKFYHPDLSAKRYEFKYIYQNELVLMDWEYFDTNNFDLPMNQSPVVLGANTLDQPNYVKIKYGEGYIFLNSLPYCFTNICMLKRDGFNYAERVLEHIPPGRVQWDRYWLRSHSSYSSNDGGGGRSREERRRSILQFITDNPPILWATLLLIAGAILYAIFKGKRMQKLIPAAELKQNTSLEYINTLSSLYMQQGSHSKLIALKEKTFLNFIAERYYMITHKPDEKFIGKLAVKSQIDKETIGNIFELFDQLEGRTQVSDDQLIELHKRIEYFYKNCR, encoded by the coding sequence TTGAGTAAGTGGACTAAAATAGGAATCGTTGGGGTTGTAGTAATCGGTTTGATTTTACTGCTTTATTTCTTTGGATTTAATAGATCTAATAATGATAAAGTTGTAATTGATGATTGGAGCATGACCTATAATCCTTCAGATAAAGGTCCGTACGGAACCTATGTGATGAAAGAACTCCTGGATACTGTTGGTTTGTTTGGTAATTTTATTCAAATCACAGATGGTTTAGAAGAGGAGTTAGAGGATGACCCGGATGTAAATGACATTTATTTCTTTATTGGACAAACTAATCACATGGCAGATTCATCTGTTCAATATTTGCTAGAGTTTGTAGAAAAGGGAAACACCGCATTTATTGCTGCAACTAATTTCCCTGAAGAATTGGAATATGAGTTTTTCCTTAATTCATATGAAGTAATGGATGATGAGCCTGCTTATGATTCAATTCAATATCTGAAGTTTTATCATCCTGATTTAAGTGCCAAGCGATATGAGTTCAAATACATTTATCAAAATGAATTGGTTTTAATGGATTGGGAATATTTTGATACCAATAATTTTGATTTGCCTATGAACCAATCCCCGGTTGTGTTGGGCGCAAATACCCTTGATCAACCCAATTATGTGAAAATAAAATACGGAGAAGGATATATCTTTTTAAACTCATTGCCATACTGTTTTACAAATATCTGTATGCTCAAAAGAGATGGGTTTAATTATGCCGAAAGAGTTTTAGAGCATATTCCCCCAGGAAGGGTTCAATGGGATAGATATTGGTTAAGATCTCATAGTTCATACTCTTCAAACGACGGCGGTGGAGGTAGAAGCCGGGAGGAAAGACGAAGAAGTATTTTACAATTTATTACAGACAATCCTCCTATTCTGTGGGCTACTCTATTGTTGATTGCAGGAGCCATTTTATATGCCATCTTCAAGGGAAAAAGAATGCAAAAATTGATTCCGGCTGCTGAATTAAAACAAAACACCTCATTAGAATACATTAATACTTTGTCATCATTATACATGCAGCAAGGATCGCACAGCAAATTAATAGCTTTAAAAGAAAAGACTTTCTTGAATTTTATTGCGGAAAGATATTACATGATTACCCATAAGCCGGATGAAAAATTTATCGGTAAACTGGCTGTAAAATCTCAAATAGATAAAGAGACAATAGGTAACATTTTTGAATTGTTTGATCAATTGGAAGGAAGAACACAGGTTTCTGATGATCAGTTAATTGAACTACATAAACGAATCGAATACTTTTATAAAAATTGTAGATAA
- a CDS encoding stage II sporulation protein M has product MKETSFIKQNKKKWARFEKLAGTKNNDPDEVSSLFTEITEDLSYARTFYPRRSVRVYLNQLAQGVFTSLYKQRKQPIGNIWKFWTETIPLQVYRARYNLLTSFLFFFLAMVVGAISQEIYPDFSNLVLGDQYVNDTIHRIEDGNPMGIYGEMGETGMFLQITLNNIQVAFLTFVLGFFASFGTYVFLLNNGIMLGAFQWWFKMKGLLVTSFLAIWIHGAFEISSIVVAGAAGLTVGNGILFPGSYTRVQSMIFAAKRGLTIMFSLVPFFIIAGFLEGFVTRHYAGMHDMLKWVIIIFSFAVMVFYYVVFPFIVARKHPNKIAVKEVPRHIPERKIEWHKIRKVGEVFTDTFFKFMKHFGQFSRIFFVLIFPACIGISIYVHNVDHYNLSYQNSFSESIAVLMGFGRYFAWVKFVSWTLIFSLLISSTYFTLKHGKVENLIILKMFKYTSYRILWVWMAVMLYYGLIYLAFYSDNEFYNFLLVGLFSLLTPFILRIPAIILLQKKDFFTALIKSFELGKGLFGDGIGVFALFLGFAFVTSFLLHSPIFSNMDIISLVDEVLKNFTITIFEKYDVFISFINSIFYIMFFFIFITLIFIGFVFVNYSSIEINTAKGLYKRLDHFGKRNKQFETDVDYD; this is encoded by the coding sequence ATGAAAGAGACTTCATTCATAAAGCAAAATAAAAAGAAGTGGGCCCGTTTTGAAAAATTGGCAGGCACTAAAAACAATGATCCAGATGAAGTATCCAGCTTGTTTACTGAAATCACGGAAGATTTGTCTTATGCCCGAACTTTTTATCCTAGAAGGTCAGTAAGGGTTTATTTGAATCAGCTGGCCCAAGGAGTGTTTACCAGTTTGTACAAACAAAGGAAACAACCTATTGGAAATATATGGAAGTTTTGGACCGAAACAATTCCATTGCAAGTGTACAGAGCCCGGTATAATTTACTAACGTCTTTCTTATTTTTCTTTTTGGCAATGGTTGTTGGAGCCATTTCACAGGAAATTTATCCTGATTTTTCGAATCTTGTTTTGGGTGATCAGTATGTCAATGACACTATTCATAGAATAGAAGATGGAAATCCAATGGGGATTTATGGTGAAATGGGAGAAACAGGGATGTTTTTACAAATAACCCTGAACAATATTCAAGTTGCTTTTTTAACTTTTGTTCTCGGATTTTTTGCCTCTTTTGGTACTTATGTTTTTTTGCTGAATAACGGAATAATGCTTGGTGCTTTTCAATGGTGGTTTAAAATGAAAGGCCTTTTAGTTACTTCTTTTTTAGCCATATGGATTCACGGAGCTTTTGAAATTTCATCAATTGTTGTTGCAGGTGCTGCAGGATTGACAGTTGGGAATGGAATTTTGTTTCCTGGTTCATATACCAGAGTGCAGTCCATGATTTTTGCTGCCAAACGTGGGCTAACTATCATGTTTTCTTTGGTCCCGTTTTTTATTATTGCCGGGTTTTTAGAAGGATTTGTAACAAGACATTATGCCGGAATGCATGACATGCTGAAATGGGTTATCATCATATTTTCTTTTGCTGTGATGGTGTTTTATTATGTTGTTTTCCCCTTTATAGTTGCTAGAAAACATCCGAATAAAATTGCCGTCAAAGAAGTTCCAAGACATATCCCTGAACGAAAAATTGAATGGCATAAAATCAGAAAAGTTGGAGAAGTATTCACGGATACTTTTTTCAAGTTCATGAAACACTTTGGACAATTTAGTAGAATCTTTTTTGTGTTGATATTTCCTGCTTGTATTGGAATCTCTATTTATGTGCACAACGTTGATCATTACAACCTTTCATATCAAAATAGTTTTTCAGAATCAATAGCTGTATTGATGGGATTTGGAAGGTATTTTGCCTGGGTTAAGTTTGTGTCGTGGACATTGATATTTAGCTTATTGATATCCTCTACTTATTTCACTTTAAAACACGGAAAGGTTGAGAATTTGATTATTCTTAAAATGTTCAAGTATACATCTTACCGAATATTGTGGGTGTGGATGGCAGTAATGCTTTATTATGGCTTAATCTACCTGGCATTTTATTCTGATAATGAATTTTACAATTTTTTATTGGTTGGTTTGTTCTCCTTGTTAACTCCATTTATTCTAAGGATTCCTGCTATTATATTGCTGCAGAAAAAAGACTTTTTTACGGCTTTAATCAAATCTTTTGAGCTGGGTAAAGGATTGTTTGGTGATGGTATAGGTGTATTTGCATTGTTTTTAGGTTTTGCCTTTGTAACTAGCTTTTTACTGCATAGCCCTATTTTTTCAAACATGGATATTATCTCTTTGGTTGATGAGGTTTTAAAGAATTTTACTATCACCATTTTTGAAAAATATGATGTGTTCATTTCCTTTATCAATTCGATATTTTACATCATGTTCTTCTTCATTTTTATCACACTAATTTTCATAGGATTTGTGTTTGTGAATTACTCATCTATTGAGATTAATACAGCTAAAGGATTGTACAAACGACTAGATCATTTTGGAAAACGCAACAAGCAATTTGAGACAGATGTAGATTATGATTAG
- a CDS encoding T9SS type A sorting domain-containing protein has protein sequence MRATNWKSVLMGMCVVAGFSFNGLSNTSIEGHYQGKNLYVQSPESEDGFGFCVTKVTVNGEVSTHSPQASAFQIDLTEFNIKLGDEVVVLFEHEDGCKPKLLNPEVLLPKSTFVLEEISCTSDGTLSWETTGESGELPYYIEQYKWNKWVVVGEINGSGNSTLSEYVFKLLPHSGKNMVRLSQIDNTGKKHVSKSVTFEADIPEPALVYEDGNEIYFKNDGLATETKYEIYDAYGNIVKKGKNSVIDCSNLKKGVYHVNFDNKHEKIIRK, from the coding sequence ATGAGAGCAACAAACTGGAAAAGTGTGCTGATGGGAATGTGTGTAGTTGCAGGATTTTCTTTTAATGGATTATCCAATACTTCAATTGAAGGTCATTACCAAGGAAAAAACTTATACGTTCAAAGTCCGGAGTCTGAAGATGGATTTGGATTTTGTGTAACAAAAGTAACTGTTAACGGAGAAGTGTCTACGCATAGCCCTCAAGCAAGTGCATTTCAAATTGACCTAACAGAATTTAACATTAAGTTAGGAGATGAAGTTGTTGTGCTGTTTGAGCACGAAGATGGATGTAAACCTAAACTGTTAAACCCTGAGGTTTTATTGCCAAAAAGCACATTCGTTTTAGAAGAAATTTCATGTACTTCAGACGGTACCCTTAGCTGGGAAACCACAGGAGAATCAGGAGAACTTCCATATTACATTGAACAATACAAGTGGAACAAATGGGTAGTTGTTGGAGAAATAAATGGTTCAGGTAATTCTACATTGAGTGAATATGTTTTCAAACTTTTACCTCATTCTGGAAAAAATATGGTTCGTTTATCGCAAATAGATAATACCGGTAAAAAACACGTAAGCAAATCTGTGACATTTGAAGCAGATATACCTGAGCCAGCTTTGGTTTATGAAGATGGGAATGAAATTTATTTCAAAAATGACGGTTTGGCTACGGAAACAAAATATGAGATTTATGATGCTTATGGTAACATTGTCAAAAAAGGGAAAAACTCAGTAATTGACTGTTCCAACCTTAAAAAGGGTGTATACCACGTTAACTTTGACAACAAGCACGAGAAAATTATAAGAAAGTAA
- a CDS encoding GEVED domain-containing protein: MKNLRLLLLLVATVCIQISHAQKTHFDNKPYVEGEFLVQVKDGQNIRNIAKNAPVNYGVKIVEQLSAPMRVWLIEFDHSQVAHWEFQNWLYEQKEVSIADYNYYVDMRSTLPNDPSITSQWHHNNTGQTGGTVDADIDSDLAWDITTGGLTATNDDIVVCMVEGGGGNLDHQDLAPNRWINTNEIDGNGIDDDGNGYIDDYFGWNTGTNNDNTGTGGHGTNCLGMIGAKGNNGTNVAGANWDVKLMVLNMGGSLTQANVVSAYTYPLVMRQLWNNSGGTQGAFVVATSASWGIDNADPSNYPLWCNFYDTLGYYGVLNVGATTNSNIDVDVSGDMPTACSSPYMIGVGRTDHNDNTAGGYGDQTIEFGAPGINVLTTANTNTTGTVTGTSFACPLTAGVIGLAYSIPCTNLMSIVTSNPQGAADLVLQSLLNGTDPKSQLSTKFVTGGRLNSRNTLDELMALTCSGTLCLSPSSVSHTGITDNTVVINFTDFGSSDETVLYYQEAGTGSWTTVSNPTAPYTISGLTGCTDYEYYLISVCGTDTSSQTATGTFTTTGCGFCIDGAYCANSATDGVDEWIQDFSIDTYTNNSGNDQGYGDYTGASITLTKTMTYPITVTPGWSGTLYNEYSRIWIDYNQNGTFETGELAYDQGSATQTPATGNITVPGSATSGTTRMRVQLAYLGTGQSTLPSECGTFTWGEVEDYCVTIIDNNPCTMTISSTLTDPNCAGGNDGSIAISVDAGGSGPFSYSWSPGGQTSASVTGLSAGTYSVTVSQSGSCSGSDSTLTYTLTAPTALGTTSSSTNVSCNGGSDGAADVTVTGGTTPYTYSWDNGATTQDLSGVQAGVYVLTVTDANGCTDIHTVNITEPTVLATTLSTNDGDCQNDGDATVAATGGTSPYTYSWTSGGTAATETFSQTTSFTVTVTDANGCTSTENGTVTIVGSPTVSVSGSTNPSCNGGSDGSINVDVSGGSSPFTYSWSPSGATVEDATGLSAGTHTLTVTDAGGCTVTVSETLTEPTALSANGSSTDIINGNDGTVDITVSGGTAPYTYNWDNGATTEDLSGLSVAGPYVCTATDANGCTTTVTVTVNSQVGFDSYHLNDMVVYPNPTAGQVFINFAESSYVQINIYNSVGQLLMTTSNNAETSMEIDLNTFERGVYIINAIGENGYQINRRITLQ; encoded by the coding sequence ATGAAGAATCTACGATTATTGCTACTTCTCGTAGCTACGGTTTGTATTCAAATTTCCCATGCGCAAAAAACGCATTTTGATAACAAGCCCTACGTTGAAGGAGAATTCCTGGTCCAGGTAAAAGATGGACAAAACATTAGAAACATTGCTAAAAATGCCCCGGTAAACTATGGAGTGAAAATAGTTGAGCAATTATCAGCACCTATGCGTGTTTGGTTAATTGAATTTGACCATTCTCAAGTTGCTCATTGGGAGTTTCAAAATTGGCTTTACGAACAAAAAGAAGTAAGCATTGCTGATTATAACTACTATGTTGATATGCGTTCGACTCTTCCAAACGACCCAAGCATTACTTCGCAATGGCATCATAACAACACAGGACAAACAGGAGGGACAGTAGATGCTGATATTGACTCAGACTTAGCCTGGGATATAACAACTGGAGGACTTACTGCAACAAATGATGACATTGTTGTTTGTATGGTTGAAGGTGGTGGTGGAAACCTGGATCATCAAGATCTTGCACCAAATAGATGGATAAATACTAACGAAATTGATGGAAATGGTATTGATGACGACGGAAATGGTTATATAGATGACTATTTTGGATGGAATACCGGAACCAATAATGACAATACCGGAACTGGTGGACATGGAACCAACTGTTTAGGAATGATTGGCGCAAAAGGAAACAATGGAACCAACGTTGCCGGAGCTAACTGGGATGTTAAGTTGATGGTGCTAAACATGGGTGGATCACTTACTCAAGCCAACGTTGTTAGCGCCTACACATATCCATTGGTAATGCGTCAGCTTTGGAATAACTCAGGAGGAACACAAGGAGCTTTTGTTGTAGCTACTTCTGCTTCTTGGGGAATTGATAATGCTGATCCTTCTAATTATCCATTATGGTGTAATTTTTATGATACACTTGGTTATTATGGTGTTTTAAATGTGGGTGCAACTACAAATTCAAATATTGACGTGGATGTTTCAGGTGATATGCCAACAGCATGTTCAAGTCCATATATGATTGGGGTAGGAAGAACTGATCATAACGACAATACTGCAGGAGGATACGGTGATCAAACTATTGAATTTGGCGCACCCGGAATCAATGTTCTTACTACGGCAAATACTAACACTACTGGAACAGTTACAGGAACTTCATTTGCCTGTCCTTTAACTGCAGGTGTAATAGGTTTAGCCTATTCAATTCCATGTACGAATTTAATGTCAATTGTAACTTCTAATCCTCAAGGTGCAGCAGATTTAGTGCTTCAATCATTACTTAATGGTACTGATCCAAAATCTCAATTATCTACAAAATTCGTAACTGGAGGAAGGCTTAATTCAAGAAATACATTGGATGAATTAATGGCATTGACTTGTTCAGGAACGCTTTGTCTATCACCTTCTTCTGTTTCTCACACAGGTATTACTGACAATACTGTTGTAATTAACTTCACTGACTTTGGTTCTTCAGATGAAACTGTATTATATTATCAAGAAGCAGGAACAGGATCATGGACTACGGTTAGTAATCCAACTGCACCATATACCATATCTGGTTTAACAGGATGTACAGATTACGAATACTACCTAATTTCAGTTTGTGGGACAGACACCAGCAGCCAAACGGCAACCGGAACTTTTACAACTACAGGATGTGGATTCTGTATTGACGGAGCTTACTGTGCTAATTCTGCCACAGATGGTGTTGATGAATGGATTCAAGATTTCTCTATTGACACTTATACCAACAATTCAGGGAATGATCAAGGATATGGAGATTACACAGGAGCTAGTATTACATTGACTAAAACAATGACTTATCCAATCACTGTAACTCCGGGTTGGTCTGGAACTTTATACAATGAATATTCTAGAATTTGGATTGATTATAACCAAAATGGAACATTTGAAACAGGAGAATTAGCATATGACCAAGGGTCAGCTACTCAAACTCCAGCTACAGGAAATATTACAGTTCCAGGTTCAGCAACTTCAGGGACTACAAGAATGAGAGTTCAATTGGCATATTTAGGAACAGGACAATCTACATTACCTTCTGAATGTGGAACTTTCACATGGGGAGAAGTTGAAGACTACTGTGTTACTATCATTGACAACAACCCTTGTACTATGACGATTAGTTCAACTTTAACGGATCCTAATTGTGCCGGTGGAAATGATGGAAGTATTGCCATAAGTGTTGACGCAGGAGGTTCTGGACCATTCTCATATTCATGGTCTCCGGGTGGACAAACTTCAGCAAGTGTTACAGGATTAAGTGCAGGAACTTATTCAGTTACCGTTAGTCAAAGTGGATCTTGTTCGGGAAGTGACTCAACATTAACCTATACCCTAACAGCTCCAACTGCTTTAGGAACAACCTCTTCATCAACTAATGTAAGTTGTAATGGTGGTTCAGATGGTGCTGCAGATGTAACTGTAACTGGCGGAACAACCCCTTACACATATAGTTGGGATAATGGAGCAACAACTCAAGACTTATCTGGAGTTCAGGCTGGTGTTTATGTACTAACAGTAACTGATGCTAATGGATGTACTGATATTCACACAGTTAATATTACAGAACCAACTGTATTAGCAACTACATTATCTACAAATGATGGTGATTGCCAAAATGATGGTGATGCAACGGTTGCAGCTACTGGTGGAACTTCTCCTTATACCTACTCATGGACTTCAGGAGGAACGGCAGCTACCGAAACATTCTCGCAAACAACTTCATTTACTGTTACAGTAACAGATGCTAATGGATGTACTTCAACTGAAAATGGAACAGTAACAATTGTTGGATCTCCAACAGTTTCAGTAAGTGGATCTACAAACCCTTCATGTAATGGAGGTTCAGACGGATCAATTAATGTTGATGTGAGTGGTGGATCATCACCTTTCACTTACAGCTGGTCTCCATCTGGAGCTACAGTTGAAGATGCAACTGGTTTGAGTGCAGGAACACACACTTTAACCGTAACAGATGCAGGAGGTTGTACAGTAACTGTTTCTGAAACATTGACAGAGCCTACAGCATTATCTGCTAACGGATCAAGCACTGATATCATTAATGGAAATGACGGAACTGTTGATATCACAGTTTCTGGTGGAACTGCACCATACACTTATAATTGGGACAATGGTGCAACTACTGAAGATTTATCAGGATTAAGTGTTGCCGGACCATACGTTTGTACAGCAACAGATGCTAATGGATGTACTACAACGGTAACAGTAACTGTTAATTCACAAGTTGGATTTGACTCATATCACTTAAACGATATGGTTGTTTATCCAAACCCAACTGCAGGTCAGGTATTTATCAATTTTGCTGAGTCTTCATATGTACAAATCAACATCTACAACAGTGTAGGGCAATTGTTGATGACTACATCAAACAATGCAGAAACTTCTATGGAAATTGATTTGAACACTTTTGAAAGAGGTGTTTATATTATAAATGCCATTGGAGAAAATGGATATCAGATCAACAGAAGAATTACATTACAGTAA
- a CDS encoding helix-turn-helix domain-containing protein — protein MSEIMRIETIGQMVQLAGFRELKHPLVYTLDIQDFKIPNSFENVKLTTGFYSIFMKDANCAIQYGRNTYDFEEGVLSFFAPGQVTTINSESESKNGWALFFHPDLIRKSALGKNIDNFHFFSYDVHEALHLSKKEEDILNDCIKKIEFELEQNIDAHSQNLLISNIELLLNYCQRFYERQFHSRSDHHKDVVTTIEEEIKLYFEQNFQIDQGIPTTKYLADKVNLSPNYLGDMLKKETGKNTKEHINDFVVEKAKNLLLGSSNNVSEIAYELGFNYPHYFSRLFKQKTGVTPQKYRELNN, from the coding sequence ATGTCAGAGATAATGAGAATAGAAACCATAGGTCAAATGGTTCAACTAGCAGGATTTCGGGAGTTAAAACATCCTTTGGTTTACACCTTAGACATACAAGACTTTAAAATTCCAAACAGTTTTGAAAATGTAAAACTTACTACCGGTTTCTATTCCATTTTTATGAAAGATGCCAATTGTGCCATACAATATGGACGAAACACTTACGACTTTGAAGAAGGAGTGCTTTCGTTCTTTGCTCCGGGCCAGGTTACTACTATCAATTCAGAGAGTGAGAGTAAAAATGGATGGGCACTTTTCTTTCACCCGGATTTGATTAGAAAATCAGCTTTAGGAAAGAACATAGACAATTTTCACTTCTTTTCATATGATGTACACGAAGCCCTACATCTCTCAAAGAAAGAAGAAGACATATTGAATGATTGTATTAAAAAAATTGAATTTGAACTTGAACAAAATATAGATGCCCACAGTCAAAATCTGCTTATTTCGAACATTGAATTGCTATTAAACTATTGCCAGAGATTTTATGAGAGACAATTTCATTCTAGATCTGACCATCACAAAGATGTTGTTACAACTATTGAAGAAGAAATCAAACTTTACTTTGAGCAAAATTTTCAAATAGATCAAGGAATACCAACTACTAAATACCTTGCCGATAAAGTGAATTTATCTCCCAATTATTTAGGCGACATGTTGAAAAAAGAAACCGGCAAAAACACCAAAGAACACATCAATGATTTTGTAGTTGAAAAAGCTAAAAACCTCCTGCTGGGATCATCAAATAATGTAAGTGAAATTGCCTATGAGCTAGGATTCAATTACCCTCATTATTTCAGTCGATTATTTAAACAAAAAACTGGGGTAACTCCTCAAAAATATAGAGAACTAAACAACTAA
- a CDS encoding NAD-dependent epimerase/dehydratase family protein gives MTQIDKTKPVLVTGATGYVAGWLVKKLLEDGITVHAAVRNPDKKEKIAHLEEIAAKSPGSIKYFKSDLLEEGSYAEAMEGCELVFHTASPFVLDVKDAQKDLIDPAVKGTQNVLNQANKTSSVMRVVLTSSCAAMYTDAVDTENEPGGKITEDTWNHTASLNYQPYSYSKTLAEKEAWSIAKEQNRWDMVVINPSFVMGPSLNPKMATSESIRVLKQMGSGAMKMGVPKIGFGVIDVRDLATAHFNAGFVADAHGRNIISAHNTDMLEMVKPIQAKYGKKYPIKAKALPKWIVWTFGPMLDKALDRKYISKNVNHKFTADNSKAVKELGLNYRPLNETMVESFDALVENGVI, from the coding sequence ATGACACAAATAGATAAAACTAAACCCGTATTGGTGACAGGAGCAACAGGATATGTTGCCGGATGGTTAGTAAAAAAATTGTTAGAAGACGGAATCACTGTCCATGCAGCAGTTAGAAATCCTGACAAAAAAGAAAAAATTGCACACCTTGAAGAAATAGCTGCAAAAAGTCCAGGTTCTATTAAATACTTTAAATCCGATTTGCTAGAAGAAGGTTCTTATGCAGAAGCTATGGAAGGTTGTGAATTGGTTTTCCATACAGCATCACCATTTGTACTTGATGTTAAAGATGCTCAAAAAGACCTTATTGATCCAGCTGTAAAAGGAACCCAAAACGTATTGAATCAAGCAAACAAAACCTCCTCAGTTATGCGAGTGGTGTTAACTAGTAGCTGTGCGGCCATGTATACAGATGCAGTAGACACCGAAAATGAACCTGGAGGAAAAATCACAGAAGATACCTGGAATCATACAGCTTCATTGAACTATCAACCATATTCCTATTCTAAAACATTGGCAGAAAAAGAGGCATGGAGCATTGCCAAAGAGCAAAATCGTTGGGATATGGTGGTAATTAACCCAAGTTTTGTAATGGGTCCTTCATTGAATCCTAAAATGGCGACATCAGAAAGTATCCGCGTACTAAAGCAAATGGGAAGTGGTGCCATGAAAATGGGGGTTCCTAAAATTGGATTTGGTGTAATTGATGTGCGTGATTTGGCTACAGCTCATTTCAATGCCGGATTTGTTGCGGATGCTCATGGACGAAATATAATTAGTGCTCACAACACTGATATGTTAGAAATGGTTAAGCCTATTCAAGCTAAATATGGTAAAAAGTATCCTATCAAGGCAAAAGCTTTACCAAAATGGATAGTTTGGACCTTTGGGCCTATGTTGGATAAAGCACTTGACAGAAAATACATTTCAAAAAACGTAAATCACAAATTCACTGCAGATAATTCCAAAGCAGTTAAAGAATTAGGGTTGAATTACAGACCACTTAATGAAACCATGGTTGAGTCTTTTGACGCCTTAGTGGAGAATGGAGTTATCTAA